The genome window GTGGATACCAGGGGGGTGTATGTGTCTGGGAGTGGAGGAATGCTACAGGGTTAGCCCAATTCGACTGCCCATAAAATTGTGGTGGGGATTAAAGATGACAAgagaaggagcagcagaggcctagttttaaaaaaagaaaaaaggattcaCCCCTACCTAATTTTGATTTTCTTCTGCACTTCTCAGCCAATGCAGGCTACAGCTAATCGTCagagcacattttttttaaagggcaaagAAAGGAAAGCGCTCAGACCACTTCAAAAGGCCAATAAAacggtttggggggggggacaggaaggggagaagggagtcTGTGTAGTGGATAATATTATACAGCCAGATCCCGTTCCCACTTACCCGGAAGTAAAATCAGGGCGGCATTTTAAAAGGCAACCTAGTTTTACGCTGGCGTAACTGTGGATTTTTTGTGTGCCTCTATCAGATGTAAATGGATGGCTACTGAATTCAAGGGGACTTGCTCCCAGTGCTTTGGACTGCTGGGTCCTATCCTTGTTCAACTGTTGCACAgctcttactcccaagtaaaggtgCAGAAGACTGCAACTTTAGCATTGGCCTCACAGCTTTTGGGGTGAGCCTTCCAACTGCCTTCACTCATACCAGCCCGATAGACTTAATACGAACCAGCCTGATAGACTTAATACGGGCCTCTTCTCCACACTGGAGTTGCCCAATTGACTTTTGTCCACTGTTGCAACTTCCAGGGGCTTTTGGAAATGAAAGCATGGAGGATGTCAATCTGTGCTgaattttttgttttgctcagaAGTGGAAACTAGCAAGGCCAAAGGTGAGAGATGGAGCAACCACTGAGTTAACCAACACAAGTCCACTGCACTGAATAGCAAGCTCACATGCACAATGTTCTTTTAAAGAATATTTCAGGAATGTGtacccagaaaaaaaatgaaatagatgTTCTCCCATTTCAACTAAAACTAAAACGAACATTATCATTATTGTAAATTCTGAaatgtcaataaaataaaatccatggaaatttaCCATGATTGATTGTATAtacaatggggggaggggtgatctctccccccccaccccagcttaaCCAGAAATCAGAACATCAGAGTATGCCaaagtggggaaaatgttttcctttttaaagaattaGTGGTGGTGTTAAAGAAAAACCGGGGTTCAGATAGCTGTAGAGTGCTTGAGGCCCATTTAACAAATGATGCTCAAATGTATATCGAACAAATTGGCTGCAAGACTCTGGCTACTctccaaacagttcttcaaaaataATGATCCCAGTGTAATGCAGTGGTTAGTTTCTGATCTGGGATACCTGAGTATGAATCCTCACTCGGTcactctgggccagtcactcagcctagcctaccacaCAGGACTGCTGTTTTTAGGACAAAACAGAGAGTGGCTATAATGATGTTCCaaaccactttggatccccattggagagaaaagcaaaatataaatagGTGTTGTGTGTTTCCCAGGCTGTGGACCAGGAGTCTAGTAGTTTTTGTTcctgttttgcctgcctctgtggctggcttcttcagaggcatgtcatggtaacatgtgttcctctccatggcacatcttactctgacatgcctctgaagatgccagtcatagatgtgagcgaaacataagaagaagaagaggaggaggaggaggagtttggatttatatccccctttgctctcctgtaaggagactcaaaggggcttacaatctcatttcccttacCCTCtcctaacaaacaccctgtgaggtgggtgggtgggtgggtgggtgggtgggaaagagctccaaaaagctgtgactaacccaaggtcacccaactggcttgtgttggagtgcacaggctaatctgaattccccagataagcctccacagttcagcggtggagcagggaatcaaacttggttcctacagattagaatgcacttgctcttaaccactatgccactgctgctcctgccagaCCCCTGTGGCCTGGGATGTGGAACTAGCGGTTTTGTATCCCCCCACAAAACTGCTAGACccctggccacacagcttgggaaACCCACAGggtccagttgattctggctgtgaaaacctttgacggTACAGGGTATACATATATTTAAAAGGCAGGTAGCAGTTTTCAGAGGTGAAGCAGGTCTAGGTctggtcactacttggatgggaaatctccaaggTATTCTAGGTGCGTCCCCTTGATTCCCATGATGGAAGAACATTAGGATAGAAACATCAGTAACTAATAATAAGAATCTGCAATTGATGTCTGGAAGGTCATGAGGGGCAGATTTTCATGTTAAAACACATCAGGTTGGATCCCAAGCATAATCCTCAAAtcaaatagaagaggaggaggaaaagtctggatttataccccacctttctctcctgtgaggactcaagctgggttacaaactcctttcccttcctctccccacaatagacaccttatgaggtaggtggggctgacagagttccaaataacagtgactgacccaaggtcacccagcagcaatgtaggagtgcggaaacacatctggttcaccagataagcctctgccattcaggtggaggagtggggaatcacacctggttctccagattagaatccacctgctcttaaccactacaccacgctgggtccaTTGATGATCCTCAAGACTAGTTGATTATGGATCATCCTTACTATATTTACATAGCTTACCTGATAAAGGTGGTGTCTTTCTCCAGCAGTAGGCCCAGATGGTTGGCAGCCTTTGTATTAGACAACTACCTTATCCACACAGCTAAGGTGCATTTACAACACTTGGGTCTGGTTTACATGTGCATTGCAGAATGGGCTGCTTatgagctagtgtggtgtagggtttaagagcgacagactctaatctggagaactgggtttgattccccactccgccacatgagtggcagactgtcaTCTGGTGGACCACATGGATTGCCCAGCTCCTTCACATGGGtgacttgagctagtcacagttctctcagaactctctcagccccacctacctcacaaggtctctgttgtggggagaggaagggaatgagtttgtaatccactttgagactccttacagttgagaaaagcagggtataaatccaaattcttccccttCCAGGTGGAGGGTCGCATTTTAGGAATCTCCTGGATACGGGGAACTGTCGCCAACTTAAAACTAGCACAGTCAGCAAAGAGAgattcccatccccaccccctggaGAAACGAATTCTATCCTCTTGGCTTCGTTTGCGTGCTTTCTGCTGCATTCACACCATTGATGCATCTTCCTAAATACACTTCTTGCAAGTACCTCGCTGGGGATCAGGACGACCCCTCTGGTTAAGGCCATAGGATAGcgtgtatgccccccccccccatctcgtCGTCCAAAAACCCTTTTCTCAttgacacacacgcacactctctctccctctttctattATCCGCTTTTACTGGCTCAAGCCTGTTAGCTTCGTGGTAACCTCCGCTTTCCcgtaattcattttttttcttggtcacAAGATAATTCTTGACGCCAGAAAGTCTGGAGGTCATATGAGTAGCAAATTGAGGAACAAGGCGGCACTAAATCCTTACaggattctttccccctcccccttaacccgtggaaggggggggggggaatccttgaAAACCTTGGGAAATCTCCCCGGGGGGATTTATGGCTTCTGAACTGCAAAGAGGCCATTTCCCTCCATAATCACGGCAGTTTCCCTCGGAAAGTCCGTCTAAAGGCAATCCATTTGTCCTCGCGATCCTACATAGATAATGTAGGCGATCCACCACGCTTTCTACCCGCAGGAACGCGTCCCGATTGAATGGAACAGGGGGGCTACGAAGCCCCGCCCCTTTGGAACCCGAGCTTCCTCATTCCTTTGATGTCCGCTGCCATTCGGCGTCGGCCGCAGCCAatggcagccgccgccgccgttcTAACCCGCTTGTTCCACGTTCCAGCCCACATTCTCGGCTGTCATCAGAGGGAGCGGAGGGCGGGGAGCGCCGAGGCTGATTTGCATCCAGGGGGCGGAGGCGCCGGCCCGGGGCCTATAAAACCCCGCCGCAGCTGACAGCCTGCTCGCTCGGACTCCGGCAGAAGCGCCTCTCCTCCGCCTTCCGCAGAGCTAGGATTGTTGTTGTAGCCTCGCCTGTGAGTAGCGCTGTAGTAAGCCCAGGCCACCATGAAAGCCATCAGCCCGGTGCGGTCTGTCCGGAGCTGCTACGAAGCCGTCTGCTGCCTCTCCGACCAAAGCCTGGCCATCGCCCGGGGGAGTAGCGACAAGAGCCCGGCTCTGGAAGAGCCCATGAGCCTCTTGTACGACATGAACGACTGCTACTCCAAACTGCGCGAGCTGGTGCCGGGCATCCCGCAGGGCACCAAAGTCAGCCAGGTGGAGATCCTCCAGCACGTCATCGACTACATCTTCGACCTCCAGATCGTCTTGGAAGAACAGGCCAAGAAAGGGCAGGATCCGTCTGCCGAGGCTTCACTACTCTCCTTAAAAGTAAGGACTGGTGGGGGCTGAAAGGGGCGGATggatggggggggagagaggctcAATCGTCAGGCGTGGAAACGGCTAGGCGACTACGGATGCTGAAACATATGACTGACGCTGGTGAGAACTGATCGTCTGCTGGAAAAAAGATGGGGAAcgatccccccccttttccacccCGGGTCCAGTTGCGATCTCCGGGAATAGGATGGCGAGCCTCCCTTGAGGTTGGATCGGTTTACTCACGCGCTTCACAGTCTGCGGGCCCTGCGAATATACTGCCCGGCCTTGAGTAGCTACCCCTAGTTGTGTCAACCTCCAAACGATCTAGGACCATTCGGGGTGTGGGAGAAGGTGTATGTAGTTGCGATCCTAAACTCTGAACTACCAAACACTTGTCTAGAGATGGGTTGGTTTCCAAACAGGTCGAGGATCGCGCTCGTTTCCCCCGGTGGGGTGGGAAATAGCATGTAATGTTAATAATACTCTGAATTTGTTGCGGACCACCTTAAAAATTGGCGGTTGGGGCTGGTGATGGTgctttgggctgtgtggccgtggtctggtaagttttgctcccaacgttgtgcccacatctatgggctggcatcttcagaggcatgtggtagtgagacatgtttctctccatggcacatgaAAACATGTatcactatgacatgcctctgaagatgccagctatagatgagGGTGAAGcgctgggagcaaaaactacaagaccacggcaacaaaacccagaaaaatccaGATGCCCAGTTGATTCCTGGTGTGCAAGCTTTTGACCGCCCTAAAGAGTTTATCAGAAAAGATTTTACATTTACAACCTTAACTCATCTGAGGATGATATGAAACCCTTCTAACAGGGAGGGAGACCCACTACTCTCTATGGGGCATGCTTCTCAGCACATGGAGGATCGGGCTGTTTATATGTGTAAGGTGAACTTACTTCCTCTGCACAGTTTTTGATTGGAGTGGGGCCATTTGGGGAAAAAGCACCATCTTCATTCCCACCCCCCAGACCCCTTCAATGTGGGCATAAATGTTTACTATACTTGAACCCTAGTTTGTTTACAAGAGTATCTTCTCCAAAACGTCCCTGTGTGTTGGACGCCCAGTGAATGTTACCGTAGTTACTTTGAAATTTGGATTACCCtaattcttctccttttctcccttaCAGGCAGCTGAGCTGGCCTCAGAACTCTGCTCGAAAGATGAGCAAAATCTGTGCCACTAACGCCTCAACAGGTATGTTCGCAACTCACCCACCCCATCCCTCTTCCCATCTCACCCTCCAAACTTGCTCTTAGTCAGTCTTCCAAACTGGCCATCATGCAA of Sphaerodactylus townsendi isolate TG3544 linkage group LG06, MPM_Stown_v2.3, whole genome shotgun sequence contains these proteins:
- the ID3 gene encoding DNA-binding protein inhibitor ID-3 gives rise to the protein MKAISPVRSVRSCYEAVCCLSDQSLAIARGSSDKSPALEEPMSLLYDMNDCYSKLRELVPGIPQGTKVSQVEILQHVIDYIFDLQIVLEEQAKKGQDPSAEASLLSLKAAELASELCSKDEQNLCH